In the genome of Capsicum annuum cultivar UCD-10X-F1 unplaced genomic scaffold, UCD10Xv1.1 ctg81778, whole genome shotgun sequence, the window TGCTAAAACATACGGGCGATTACTTCCAGACTTATTGAAGGCATTATGTTTGAAGGATGAACATCCAAGCTATGCCGATGAGGTGAAAGTTTTTAGTGTTGTCCGAAAAGAAGATGTGCCAAAACAGCCGGGCGCGTATGTGTTatgtgtttcttttttctttttcttttctttcttcttatttttcatcgTTCTATTGTTTGTTATGCAGGGTTGAATGTGGTGTATATATGTTGAAATTCATCTCGCTGATAATGGAGGATGGCTCGATCGATAATTTCAAAGCAGATGAGATAAATGAATGGAGGATCGAGTTAGCGGCCAATCTTTGGCAACATTGTATGTGGAAGAAGGAGACTGGTTATGCAACCCCAGAGGAGAATGGGTATGATGACTATGGAGACAATGAAGTTAATATGTGCCCATTTGATTTATAGTactatttgttcattttttttttttaattttagagaaatatgaaattttatgtGAATGGGAGTATTTTGTCTTAAATTTTAAGTGATAAATTTTCTGAATCAAGCTATTCAATCTCTCTCTGTTTGTGTATCtgtttgtctatctatctatctatattagAGGCCTTaaacttttgagaaaa includes:
- the LOC107852768 gene encoding uncharacterized protein LOC107852768, which codes for MTNYARGLQISALTSWSYVDKILLPMRLSATKQESKSTHCVLGVLDLSKKVIDLYDSISDKKYGRRSMALAKTYGRLLPDLLKALCLKDEHPSYADEVKVFSVVRKEDVPKQPGAVECGVYMLKFISLIMEDGSIDNFKADEINEWRIELAANLWQHCMWKKETGYATPEENGYDDYGDNEVNMCPFDL